DNA from Candidatus Thermoplasmatota archaeon:
TATTCGAGGAGACAATGAAAGCAATTGATGCCTATACCGTTACAAAATCTTCATTGGCAAAGGATGACAATATTCTTTCCGTTAAGGGGGAGAGAATCAATTTATCGCATTTTAGAGATATATACGTGATTGGTTTCGGTAAGGCAAGCACGGGAATGGCAAGAGCAGTAGAGGAAATTTTGCCGATAAAAAAGGGTATTGTAATATCCAATAAGGAAGAAAGTTTGTCGACCATTAAAATTTTAAGTGGCTCTCATCCATTGCCAACAGAAAAAAATATTGAGGCAACAGAAGAGATGCTTAAAATAGTAGAGGGAGCTGGAAAGCATGACCTCATAATTGTTCTGATATCCGGCGGCGGTTCCTCTTTTTTATGCAAACCAAAAGTTTCACTAAAAAGCTTGAGGGAAGTTACTGATAGGCTGTTGAAGGCCGGATGCACGATAAATGAATTGAATACGGTAAGGAAACACATTTCCTACGTTAAAGGGGGGCAACTCGTCCGCATGAGCAAGGCAACAATGCTATCTCTCATAATATCTGATGTTATGGGGAGTCCAATCGAATTTATTGCATCTGGCCCGACAGCCCCTGACAGCACAACGTACATGGATGCAAAAAATATTCTCGAAAAATACGGCATGTGGGACAGTATTGAAGAAGTGAAAAGCGTAATAAATAGTGGCATTGAAGGAAAAATTGACGATACGCCCAAGAAAGTGGATAATGCCCGTAATATCATTATCGCCAGCAACGAGACGGCATGCGATGGGGCAAGAGAAGTTGCCTCCAGAAAAGGATATCACTCAAAGGTTGTGAGCACATCGCTTTCCGGGGAAGCCAGATATGCTGGAATTGACATCGCAAAATATGCAAAGCTTTTTCCCAGGAGGAGGACGGCACTTATTTTTGGGGGGGAAACCACCGTAACCGTCAGTGGAAAAGGCGTGGGGGGGAGAAACCAGGAACTTGTTCTGGGGACAATAAAGGAAATAGAAAATGAATGCATAGTGATTTTATCATGCGGGACGGACGGGATAGATGGGAACAGCGATGCAGCCGGGGCGATAGGTGACG
Protein-coding regions in this window:
- a CDS encoding DUF4147 domain-containing protein, producing the protein MLIKNSDEILSHALAGSLNARRDALKIFEETMKAIDAYTVTKSSLAKDDNILSVKGERINLSHFRDIYVIGFGKASTGMARAVEEILPIKKGIVISNKEESLSTIKILSGSHPLPTEKNIEATEEMLKIVEGAGKHDLIIVLISGGGSSFLCKPKVSLKSLREVTDRLLKAGCTINELNTVRKHISYVKGGQLVRMSKATMLSLIISDVMGSPIEFIASGPTAPDSTTYMDAKNILEKYGMWDSIEEVKSVINSGIEGKIDDTPKKVDNARNIIIASNETACDGAREVASRKGYHSKVVSTSLSGEARYAGIDIAKYAKLFPRRRTALIFGGETTVTVSGKGVGGRNQELVLGTIKEIENECIVILSCGTDGIDGNSDAAGAIGDGLSLERGGKLGMNVDDYLRNNDSYHFFKNLGDLIMTGPTGTNVMDIQIVIKY